Proteins encoded together in one Opisthocomus hoazin isolate bOpiHoa1 chromosome 27, bOpiHoa1.hap1, whole genome shotgun sequence window:
- the PALM gene encoding LOW QUALITY PROTEIN: paralemmin-1 (The sequence of the model RefSeq protein was modified relative to this genomic sequence to represent the inferred CDS: deleted 1 base in 1 codon) produces MEVVEASTLQQERLQAIAEKRKRQTEIENKRRQLEDDRRQLQHLKSKALRERWLLEGAPASASEEDEAMKKQMQEDEVKTKELEETIQRLEKELETLENGSSGASTKEDLAAVAKEEKAEAIANPQKSPLGTVKAEKKVSSSPMKAVEGTDMMKAAMYSVEITVEKDRVTGETKVLSSTTLLPQNHCLQGVKVYEDELKVVHAVSAEDGALQNGAHPLSSSEVDELLHKADEATLSEAAGREAAARAGEGVGSAPGSQKPTPRREITGMQAKPRESTVVLPPGEGMEPSREQPVTMIFMGYQNVEDEDETKKVLGLEGTIKAELVVIEDAESKPEAARKDHAPPNGTALEPAAAAPPGDGDEGPGGQKPGANATEAKEAEQETDAKKQRCKCCTVM; encoded by the exons ATGGA GGTCGTGGAGGCCAGCACCCTTCAGCAGGAGAGGCTGCAGGCCATCGCC GAGAAGCGGAAACGTCAGACGGAGATCGAGAACAAACGGCGGCAGCTCGAGGATGACAGGCGGCAGCTGCAGCATCTCAAG tccAAGGCTCTGCGGGAGAgatggctgctggagggggcccCGGCCTCCGCCTCCGAGGAGGACGAGGCCATGAAGAAGCAGATGCAGGAGGATGAGGTGAAGACCAAGGAGCTGGAGGAAACCATCCAGAG gctggagaaggagctggagaCGCTGGAGAACGGCAGCTCCGGGGCGTCCACCAAGGAGGACCTGGCGGCTGTGGCCAAGGAGGAGAAGGCCGAGGCCATCGCCAACCCGCAGAAG AGTCCCCTGGGCACAGTCAAGG CCGAGAagaaggtctccagcagccccatgAAGGCGGTGGAAGGCACCGACATGATGAAGGCAG CCATGTACTCGGTGGAGATCACGGTGGAGAAGGACAGAGTGACTGGGGAGACCAAGGTCCTGTCCAGCACCACCCTGCTCCCCCAGAACCACTGTCTGCAGGGGGTCAAGGTGTACGAGGACGAGCTGAAAG TGGTGCACGCGGTGAGCGCCGAGGACGGGGCCCTGCAGAACGGCGCCCAC CCGCTCAGCTCCTCCGAGGTCGACGAGCTCCTGCACAAGGCAGACGAGGCCACCCTGAGCGAAGCCGCCGGGCGCGAGGCCGCGGCCAGGGCGGGCGAGGGGGTCGGCAGCGCCCCGGGCAGCCAGAAGCCGACGCCGCGGCGGGAGATCACGGGGATGCAGGCCAAGCCGCGGGAAAGCACCGTGGTGCTGCCGCCGGGCGAGGGGATGGAGCCGAGCCGGGAGCAGCCCGTCACCATGATCTTCATGGGCTACCAGAACGTGGAGGACGAGGACGAGACCAAGaaggtgctggggctggagggcacCATCAAGGCCGAGCTGGTGGTGATCGAGGACGCCGAGAGCAAGCCGGAGGCAGCGCGCAAGGACCACGCACCGCCCAACGGCACCGCGCTGGAgccggcggccgccgcgccgccgggagACGGAGACGAGGGCCCGGGCGGGCAGAAACCGGGCGCCAACGCCACGGAGGCCaaggaggccgagcaggagacgGACGCGAAGAAGCAGCGCTGCAAGTGCTGCACGGTGATGTGA
- the PRSS57 gene encoding serine protease 57 has product MARAGWAAAGPGGVRRSGAGAVRSRRGPASRRQGPAGGGIPGLGAAGCAGMAGPRRCPRPPHSSVCRARPATAAAPPRPGLRAPPPLPPPPPARGCGPPPPLPPPPPARGCGPPPPLPPPPPAGDAGSPATAPHPASGLRLLLGGGGGGLLCATMLAAGVLILSLGGFVLLPALAPAGTHGSRIIGGKAVAPHSRPFIASIQMDGQHVCGGFLVWPRWVMTAAHCLIPRHSPSVRVVLGAHRLQDPEPSQQVFSVAESLAHPRYNPRSVDNDVRLLRLNRSATLNEYVKRIRLPSPHIDLKPGTVCYVLGWGDTSSYGDQPTELMETPTTIVKRGICRTLWRGKVSPNMLCGASRNATLQGVCTGDSGGPLVFKEKVYGIVSFSGERCGDRRYPDIYTKISNYIDWVHRTVQGHRKGQPEP; this is encoded by the exons ATGGCGCGGGCgggctgggcggcggcggggccgggcggggtgCGGCGGAGCGGTGCGGGAgcggtgcggagccggcgggggccgGCGTCCCGGCGTcagggcccggcgggcggcggcatcCCCGGCCTCGGGGCTGCGGGATGCGCAGGGAtggcggggccgcgccggtgcccccgccccccgcacagCTCCGTCTGCCGGGCGCGGCCCGCcactgccgccgcccccccccgcccggggctgcgggccccCCCGCcactgccgccgcccccccccgcccggggctgcgggccccCCCCGCcactgccgccgcccccccccgcccggggctgcgggccccCTCCGCcactgccgccgcccccccccgccggggatGCGGGAtcccccgccaccgcccctcACCCGGCCTcggggctgcggctgctcctggg AGGAGGTGGCGGTGGCCTGCTCTGTGCCACCATGCTCGCGGCGGGGGTCCTCATCCTCAGCCTGGGGGGCTTCGTCCTGCTCCCGGCGCTGGCCCCGGCAG gcacccatGGCAGCCGGATCATCGGGGGGAAGGCAGTGGCACCCCACTCCCGGCCCTTCATCGCCTCCATCCAGATGGACGGGCAGCACGTCTGCGGGGGCTTCCTGGTGTGGCCCAGGTGGGTGATGACGGCCGCCCACTGCCTCATCCCCAG GCACAGCCCCTCGGTGCGCGTGGTGCTGGGCGCCCACCGgctgcaggaccccgagccgTCCCAGCAGGTCTTCAGCGTCGCCGAGTCCCTCGCCCACCCGCGCTACAACCCACGCTCCGTGGACAACGACGTCCGCCTGCTCCGC CTGAACCGGTCGGCCACGCTGAACGAGTACGTGAAGCGGATCCGCCTGCCCTCGCCGCACATCGACCTGAAGCCCGGCACCGTCTGCTacgtgctgggctggggggacacCTCCAGCTACGGCGACCAGCCCACCGAGCTGATGGAGACCCCCACCACCATCGTCAAGCGAGGCATCTGCCGCACGCTGTGGAGGGGCAAGGTCTCGCCCAACATGCTGTGCGGGGCCAGCCGCAACGCCACGCTGCAGGGCGTCTGCACC GGTGACTCCGGGGGACCCCTGGTCTTCAAGGAAAAGGTTTATGGCATCGTCTCGTTCTCTGGGGAGAGATGTGGGGACCGCCGGTACCCTGACATCTACACCAAGATCTCCAACTACATCGACTGGGTGCACCGCACCGTGCAGGGGCACCGGAAGGGGCAGCCAGAGCCCTAG
- the FSTL3 gene encoding follistatin-related protein 3, with protein MPLRLALCLLALCSPAAAHGGICWLQQGKEAKCTMILKTGVTWEECCANGNVDVAWSNYTYPGNKISLLGFLGLVTCHPCKESCEGVVCGPDKVCKMKHGRPQCACAPDCSSLPRKLQVCGSDGYTYRDECDLLTARCRDHPDLQVMYQGKCKKSCSSVVCPGTHTCVVDQTGSAHCVMCRTAPCPEPTSLDHALCGNNNVTYASACHLRRATCHRGRSIGVRHYGSCSAAGRFSAETDSVEENYV; from the exons atGCCGCTGCGGCTGGCGCTCTGCCTGCTCGCCCtctgcagccccgccgccgcgcacg GTGggatctgctggctgcagcaggggaaggaggccAAGTGCACCATGATCCTGAAGACGGGCGTGACGTGGGAGGAATGCTGTGCCAACGGCAACGTGGACGTGGCTTGGTCCAATTACACCTACCCCGGCAACAAGATCAGCCTGCTGGGCTTCCTGGGGCTGGTGACCTGCCACCCCTGCAAAG AGAGCTGCGAGGGGGTGGTCTGCGGCCCCGACAAGGTCTGCAAGATGAAGCACGGGCGTCCCCAGTGCGCCTGTGCCCCCGACTGCTCCAGCCTGCCCCGCAAGCTGCAGGTCTGCGGCTCCGACGGCTACACCTACCGAGACGAGTGCGACCTGCTGACGGCCCGCTGCAGAGACCACCCCGACCTGCAAGTGATGTACCAGGGAAAATGCAAAA AGtcctgctccagcgtggtgtGCCCCGGCACCCACACCTGCGTCGTCGACCAGACGGGCAGCGCCCACTGCGTGATGTGCCGCACGGCCCCCTGCCCCGAGCCCACCAGCCTGGACCATGCCCTCTGCGGCAACAACAACGTCACCTATGCCTCGGCGTGCCACCTCCGGCGGGCCACCTGCCACCGCGGCCGCTCCATCGGCGTGCGCCACTACGGGAGCTGCTCGG CTGCGGGCAGATTCTCCGCAGAGACGGACAGCGTGGAAGAGAACTACGTGTGA